tccaaattcttcattttttttttgtcagtaatgtACTTATGTTTCTACTGCATATAGTAATACAGGTTTACTTACCCATCATAGGCCTCTGCAATCCATACTTATAGGACATTATTATTCACCAGTAATCTGGATatctctccccattccactgatctaCCACTACTCTTCTCACTTTTCTCTCAATTCACCCTTCACATTCCAGTGTGCACCCAAGGTAACAGAAATGCTCTTCCGCTATTACAACGTGGTTCTAAACAACTCTATTTTCACTCTTAGTTCTTGTAATACAGTCAGGCATCAAAACTCTTACTCCAAGAATATTATGCACTCCCAAGCATCTCTTACGACACCATCTGTTATATTTGATACTCATACAGAGTCCAGCCCCAAACACCCTTCCTTCAACATCCACACAGCCactttcctgactgtatatttttctttacttcctttcCAACCATCATAAACTTTgtattgtttatgtatgttttcagTCCTCTTCTTTCCTTCCAATCTTCCATGTTTTAGAAATTTCCACCACATCTTCAGATGCTGCAATTAACACTAGGTCACCAGCATAATGCAGCTCCTGGGAGCACCCTTTTCTGCACTCTTCTGTACTTTCTTCTATTACTTGGATAAACACCAAAAGGGCTCAGTTCTGATCTTTGATGGATTCTAACATTTATCTCAGATTCTTCTGAGACACGTGACCAGTCATCTCTCAAGGTCTAGTGTTACGGTAAAATAACATCGTTAGCTCGAGACTCTCTGGTACCCTCTACTTttgtaaaactaaattaattatttgtttcagtACTGTACTcggaaaaatgcattttcaagaCCCACAATTATGTGGTACAATTTCTCCCTCTTTGCTCTTGTTGCTCTCTTGCCAGAGAAGGCAGGCAAGATTCAGAAGGTCCTCCTTggattttcctgttttctttctaCATGGAGAAAGAGAGTCCAGGGACAAAGAGAACAAAGAGGATGTAAACAACGAGGAAGATGACTGGGAGGAAGAACATCGAGAATAATTCTTCCTTTAATCATGGTACTTCTTGCTTGCATTCAACTCCACAAGACTGGCTGAGGCTGGGATGGGAGAAGTCAAAGCACCTAACAGGTCAGCCACTAGCAAAAGTACTAAACCTGAGGACCCCCTGCAGTAGATGAAGTACTCATGggaacagcagaaacagcagaaGACACACCAACAGCTGACTTGTCCTTCCTCTTTTCCACCAGGGAGTTAAGAAGACAGCCTGGAAAGATTCAGCGGTGTCAACGAGGGAGTGTTAACCCTCAAAGAAACAGGCAAACATTTCTTGTCCATCTTTATCTTCTTACCATAATTTTCCCATTGAGGAGAGGACCAGAAAGTGCATTTGTTACAGGGCAAGGCTTGCAAACAGCCCTTACCCCTACAGTAGGAACAAATCTCAAATGAGTGTACCAATAGGGGAGACAGGAAGTGACCACACAGTTGTTCAAAACTGGTCATATTTTTCTCCAtctcaagagagaaaaaaagggccAAGGAACAAAATAAGCAGTATACAAGCACAGGGCgcacaaaacacagaaaaagaagaagggtaGCAAGCAACTCATCCACAATCCAAAATCCAACAACCACACAGGGAAGAAAGCAAGTGTGTCCTCTCAGTATGGTGCCAAAGAAAAAGGGAGAGGCTAGGTTGGGATGAGTAAGAGATATGACTCTCAGCCCAACCTCCACcaattaactaccttgttaccaagattcaatggccattccagcttgcACCCAAAGATACACCCTAATATAAATGGCGATGGTGGTATCCCCACAGGAACAAATGGTGAgtgtaaaaatttcatacatatatattaaaaatagaaaaactatcaAGAATGGATTGGGGTAATTTagctaattactgtaattatataatatagaaaaaaatgctaAACCCTTTTAAATTATCTATTTTCTTGATCAGTAAGGAGTTACAAGTGTACTGTATAGAATGATAAACTCTTCAAGCTCCTTTCCTGCTTTCATAACTTTGAGAGTGGATCCTTCCTACCCGGAATATGGATAAAAACAAgagttaaaatttaaaatgcaagaaaattttcaaaaattcaacttcttatgatttaaaatttcataCTCATGAAAGCATGctgacaaatataaagaaaacattaagtaaaaagcaaaaacaaggttaatatatacaaaaacatttaccCTGTTCTGTTCTGTACGAAGATTTCTCATTAATCTGTTATcatctctatttttttctacCTCTGTTCTTGCTACACGAATGGCTTCTCGAGACTCATTCAAACATCTCTGAATCAAAGAGTTTCTGTCTTCATAGGTCTGATTCAactgaaataaagtaatatttgcATTACTGTGATGTAATAAGATTTGTTTTCTACATGTACTGAGGGtatacattaatacaattacatTTCCAATTCCTCATTATAAGTTTCTCTGCTACATTAAAAGAGCAATAATATATGGATTCTCAAGGAAgcattcacagagaaaaaaatctgTCCATCTTGAGgccaaaagaaaattgaaaatgcgtGAGTTTATGTTAAGGTGCTTTTAAATATGTAACAGTATTCAATACATCAGATACTGTAATATACTACTGTAAACCTATTAACCATGCAGAAACTGCCCAAAGATCATATTTTGGTCTAAGGGTTTCTATAATGATTCCACAGAGCTATGTAGCTCATAGGaactacagaaaatgaaaataaaacttttttatgttaTCAATCTCTTCTCAAAAAGTACAAATATAAAGCATTTATCCTGAAGTGAAAACTCTTTCTCAGGCATGCAACTCTCCTTCAGGTTTAATCATAAAACATGCAGCACAACTGTATTAAACCTGAAATCCTTTGTGGTTCTTTTAATaggaaattaatatgtctgaaaaaaCTAACATGACTAGAAATCATTACACCATAGTTTTATTTACTATTACTTACCTGATCATACAAGGATTTACAGTGATCTGTTGGGTCCACTATTCCTCTAAATGATTGCGTTGGTGTGGCAAGATTAAGCTGATAAATGATTTTATCATCAATGGCCCTCATTGCACGTAATGTGTCCTGGAATTATTATAAAACCTTAAAACTCTTCCAATACCttcttgataaatatttaaaatactgtacgtatataataacaatatcactaccaaaacaaaacaaattatatagatatatcaacACACTGCTCAGTACCAAGATCTTCAGTTTCATACACAGTACGTACAGTAATTTCAGGTGCAAATGGGAGAATCAGTCTCCTGAAAATATTATAGCTGCTCATATTCACAAAGGCTGCAATTCTGTCCTAATGCAATACAATGTACACATGTATTTGTGGACAACAATTAGAAAAAGTGGAGCATCATTAAAGTGCAAGGTTCAGTAGACTGTAGTACCATACAATAGTTAAGGATACAGTAAGTTACTTGAAAACATTTCCTGCACTTGttcattttatctatatatgcAGCACTTCGGCTTAAGATGTTGGGTCTTTCTTACAGTAGCCTACCTCACAACTCGCACTGGGCAAAAAGTATCTCGTCCAGATGAGAAGGAACCAAAAAAACTTTCTACCAATGAACTAACAGGCTCTGAGTTTTCCTCATAAACTCAGGAACAaagaagaacaagagagattCTCGACACTATGAGTGCAGGACAAGGCGAGAAAGACCATGCAACTCACCAATGGCTAGCAAGAGAGAGCTCCCAACCTGAAGCCTCCCTAAGGATCTCAAATGGCATCTGTGTAGGCTGTGGAGTAACAAGAATCATGCCCCACTACAGAGACTAAAGCAAGCATACATAACTCCACTGAAGCAGATTTGGCAGTGttaaaggttaggttaggagcaGTATTCACACCCATTGACAGAGGCAAatgccttttacttttcctccCAAATCTTTTTCACTGTGAAGGGGACTAGCACAAACTCTCCTGGCATGAAAGCTAAGGAATGTACATCCTCATCCTCCAGAAGGAACAATATCAGTGGGGATCCACAGACATGGAAGCAACCATAATCTCACTTACATCTTCACACCTTTGTTGTTCGCTCATTTTAGCCTAGGCACAGCCATAATCCAACAAAGGGAAATCACAATACATACAGAAAGGGCAGTCAGTAAAAGTCCAGCAAGATGTCGTCACTTGCCAGTAGGGTAAGAAAATGTGCTTGCTGACAGCAGGTGTGTGTTTCCCCTGCCAACCTACCACCAATTAATTACTGCATTACAAAGTTTCAATGACAGTTCACACTGAGGAATACCACCTACAAGCGCTGATGGTTTGTACAAATGACTTTAATTCAGAATAGGCTAATATCCACACTTTTGACACAGCAGTTCTGGTTGTCATCTTACAAAATATTGCACGAGAGAGTTTGGATTTTACACTTTTGAAAACTTGACCTTAGCCTAGCAGGCTAGCAGCTACACCATTCTATGCAAGGCACACTGTAGATGGTATCTCCAAGTGCATGGGTTAGCCTATCCCTATGCTATACTCATTTTCACCCCGTCTACCGACTAAAAACTTTTCCCGCTGGGAGTAGAAGGGAACACATGCCAAATGTCATCAGATCTGGGGCATGATTAACTCATAGTCTGAAGGCTTTTTTTCAACAAGGTTTTCaacaaatttacaaatttcaaagTCTTTCTGGTTAGGGTAGCCTATAAACCTGGCTTAGGTTAGTCCATTAACTTTGGCTTGGTTAATTATGTCTAAGGCTGTGTTAAATAGTTTATTAAGTACCCCAATTGACTCGCTAACCATTCGTCCATGACCTTCCCTGAGGAACGGGAActgtaaaatctttatatttctgattAACCAGCTATACTGGTACAGTAGCCACATATACCatgagaattatgaaaaataaaatttctaaggAATGCTTTAAGTATATGGGTAGATTATATGTCAATACTTGGGTGGCCATGTATACATGACAACCGGTAAGCATATCCCATGTTAGCCTGTGGAGTACTTTTGGTTAACCTTAGCAAACCTAGACCTAAATCCTCAAGCTAGTTCTTGTGATTTCAGATCATTTAAACTAAGTATATAATTCAGACAATTAGGTACCAAGACTGAAATGTCAGAATCAGTAAACTAGAGGCTGTCTGTGTCAGTAATTAACGAACCGCTATATCCTCGCATGTCGGTGTGATTGCTGCCATATTTTCGTAAACAATAGTAAATGGTAAAAGTTTGCCGGTGTTACTACAGTAACACTCGTACCCAAAGCCGAGTTGTGTAACGTAGGAATTCATAAGTAGTTATGTAAActgtaaagtttaaaaatttatatgcatactTTTTATGGGCCTCACTTAACgggatgtactgtacatgtaatataAAGTTACGGTAATTTACGATTGTATGCTTACTTTTCGGCACATCAACATTTGTCATTCACGGTCACACTATTTCGGAAAACAATTAAGATTttataaaacattgttttatcattattatctttattccctTAAATAAGACAATTTCATGAAGTTTCAgatgatattaatgaaaattccTAACAGTGATAAGCCGAGTTTTAATCAACTGTAGCCGGctcatgtttactttttttgttttcttcaagcCGGTGAAGGTTCATCTTCAGGagttcaaaattaacttattgGATCAGTAGTTTTAGGTAAATactaatataattatgtattcaaAAGTGAATTCACTCGTCGAAAATGCCGTGTTGACATTCTTTATCTATCTCGTTCATTCTTTCCGTTAAAAAAATCCAgtaattataaagatatattttctgttgtgACATATTTTCCTTCAAGCGTGAACATATACTTCATAAACTTTAGTACTACGGTATTTAACACCAAGCGCTTCGTGGATCGTTCACTTATTATCTTAATcttatttacaaaggaaatgtatattatgtgaaagaaaaattttctagGACTCATGTCAAATTAACTGATAGTAACTATAAACTGTTTGAGAAAAATGTcagctgttataaaaaaaaatcgaaaacgtaatactgtatatcatcagaggatatatatatactaaaaacagGAAGCTTAGTCCTcatggcatacacacacacacacacacacacacacacacacaaggagacaataaaaatgacaaacggTATCGCAGTCTTCGTGATTCAAGGTTACTCTTTAAGTCAGTCGGTAAAGTGGCCGTGCAGTATTCATTTCCAGGGTTCTAAAAATATAAGGCAGACACCTTTCATCCCAATCAGTTAACAGGACTGACtttgatattaaaattacaatacataACAACCAACAGTATTTATTGTTGTGACGCATTCCTGATTTAACACCAGTGATGTATGGCTCAGACTGTAATTAAAAACTCTCTCagacttaaaaaataatatcacCTATTATCAGAAATAGCACCTATTCTCAGAGACGGGGGCGTAACCAGGAATTTAGTGGGAGGAGGAGCACTTTTGTAGAAGAACCAGGGGAGCGCAGCAAGCCCCCACAATTTTAGAGGCATTTCAATGCAcatgaaatgcatatttttgaAATATCGAAGAACCAGTATTAAGTGCTTCATttggtggaataataataataataataataataataataataataataataatagtttttgctattttcccttAAAATCAAAGATATCTCATTACACATCACTTTTATATCTCAATATACAGGCACTTAATACCCACACTTTTTTAGCAGaactcggaataaaaaaaaaattacagtattttatttttttctgtattgtgcCCTCTTACTCATCATGCAACagacaaaaagaatataaacagtGAATGGACAATGGCAACTCTAGACATTCAGTAcgcaaaatgctgaaaataaaacaatgaagacaCATGACTTAAATCAGAAGAAGACGACGATTCTTACGCCTATAGCAAAATCATCTATAACTTTGTCCATACCTATCGTAACCCCTCTAACCGGTCCTCACTCACTGTAGATCTTATGtccgtttttattctctttagtgCTGAAAATGAGCGCTCCACACAACAGGTCGCCACAGTTGTAGACCTTAGCAACTGCAGAAGCTGCTTAACATTAGGCGGTTGTGTACATGCCTTAAAAGCAGCAATGGCAGTGGATGGTCTTTCATGGGCTATGCTGCTTTTCCACCTCGTTTCCCACATTATTAATTCACTGTGAAGGGAAGTTGGGTTTGGAAGATCTTAAATATAAATGTTGGCTGAAGAAAAAACAGATTCAATATCTAGATTTCCAATCACAGATGGTTTACCCCGTTAATCTTTTGCCctttttcctattctctctctctctctctctctctctctctctctctctctctctctctctctctctctctttagcttttCTTCCTAGATCTGTCATTTGGTAACTCAGACCATAAGGCGGGGGGCACGTGCCCCCTGTGCCCACCAGACCCCACTGGTTACGCTACTGCTCAGAGAGTATATCTCTAGACTCAGAGGGTAATTGGCTGGAATCGCATGTATCCATTCAAGCGTTTTGTTAGCTTCACCGTCAAGAAAGCCTACCAACATAAACTCGGTCATATCAGTGATCCAATTCTCTAGTTTCACAGGGTTCCAcgctggatgagtcggtagagttgtcggctagcactctgctaggcccaaattcgagtctccggccagccaatgaagaattagaggaatttatttatggtgataaaaattcatttctcggtataacgtggttcggattccacaataagctgctgtaggtcccgttgctaggtaaccaattggttcttagccacgtaaaataagtctaatccttcgggccagccctctctaggagagctgttaatcagctcagtgatctggttaaactaaggtatacttaacttaacttagcgGAGGAAAACAAGGGGTAGTGAAGACTGATTCAAGAGGTGCTTGCTATGCTAATTCGTTAGTTAAATCTACGATGTCCGGTCTTGTGCATGAAAGGATTTTTTGAGCATTCTGATAAAGCAGCTTGTGAATCTTTACTTGTTGATTGCATAAAAGGAGGACTTCTACCAgcattgtatacattatatatatatatatatatatatatatatatatatatatatatatatatatatatatatatatatatatataaatatatatatatatatatatatatatatatatatatatatatatatatatatatgtatgtatgtatatatatatatatatatatatatatatatatatatatatatatatatatatatatatatatatatatgtatatatatacagtataatatacatatatattatatatatatataatataca
This window of the Macrobrachium rosenbergii isolate ZJJX-2024 chromosome 47, ASM4041242v1, whole genome shotgun sequence genome carries:
- the Ccdc58 gene encoding protein MIX23, which gives rise to MNSYVTQLGFGYECYCSNTGKLLPFTIVYENMAAITPTCEDIADTLRAMRAIDDKIIYQLNLATPTQSFRGIVDPTDHCKSLYDQLNQTYEDRNSLIQRCLNESREAIRVARTEVEKNRDDNRLMRNLRTEQNRMRDLQNEVTIEEIIRERSLKVFEERCRLFYKPPKSV